In Pseudomonas sp. HR96, the DNA window AAAGACGCGCGTGACCAGTACGAGATTCGCACTCATAAGCGTGTTCTGGACATCGTCCAGCCAACGGATAAAACCGTTGATGCGCTGATGAAGCTTGATCTGGCGGCCGGTGTGGAAGTACAGATCAGCCTCGGCTAAGACTCGGGTCTTAGTCGTGTAACGCTCTGAAATGGGCGGCCATAGCGGGTGAAAGCCCCGTACACTCATGAGGTTACAACATGACTATTGGTGTAGTCGGTCGTAAATGCGGTATGACCCGCATTTTTACCGAAGAAGGTGTCTCCATTCCGGTTACGGTCATCGAGATCGAGCCGAATCGCGTCACCCAGTTCAAAACTGAAGAAACCGATGGCTATCGTGCAGTGCAAGTCACTGTCGGTGAGCGTCGTGCTTCGCGCGTGACTGCTGCTCAAGCAGGTCACTTCGCCAAAGCAAACGTTGCTGCAGGCCGTGGCGTCTGGGAATTCCGTCTTGAAGAAGGCGAGTACCAGGCTGGCGACTTGATCAGCGCTGAACTCTTCGCTGCAGGCCAGCTGGTAGACGTTACCGGTCAGTCGAAAGGTAAAGGCTTTGCCGGTACCATCAAGCGTTGGAACTTCCGCGGTCAAGACAATACCCACGGTAACTCTGTTTCCCACCGTGTCCCTGGCTCCATCGGCCAGTGCCAGACTCCTGGTCGTGTATTCAAGGGCAAGAAAATGTCCGGTCACATGGGCGCCGAGCGCGTGACCGTTCAGTCCCTCGAAGTCGTACGCGTAGACGCTGAACGCAATCTGCTGCTCGTCAAGGGTGCCGTTCCTGGCGCTACCGGCGGCAATTTGGTTGTGCGTCCGGCAGCCAAGGCTCGCGGTTAAGGGGAAGCTGAAATGCAATTAAATGTAAATGACGCTCAGGCGATCGAAGTTTCCGAACTGACCTTCGGCGGCGAATTCAACGAGACGTTGGTGCACCAAGCAGTCGTGGCCTACATGGCCGGCGGCCGTCAAGGCACCAGCCAGCAGAAAACCCGTTCCGACGTTCGTGGTGGCGGCAAGCGCCCGTGGCGTCAGAAGGGTACTGGCCGTGCACGTGCCGGTACTATCCGTAGCCCAATCTGGCGTGGCGGTGGTACCACCTTCGCAGCGCGTCCTCAGGACCACTCGCAGAAGCTCAACAAGAAGATGTATCGCGCAGCACTGCGCTCCATCCTCGCTGAGTTGGTGCGTACCGACCGTCTGGTCGTCGTCCAGGATTTCGTTGTCGATGCACCGAAAACCAAAGACCTGCTGAGCAAGCTGAACGGCATGGGTCTGACCGACGTTCTGATCGTGTCCGACGCTGTTGACCAGAATCTGTACCTGGCTGCTCGCAACCTGCCACACGTCGATGTACGTGACGTGCAGGGTTCCGATCCAGTTAGTCTGATCGCATACGACAAGGTGTTGATCACCGTGTCGGCCGTGAAGAAATTCGAGGAGCTGCTGGGATGAACCAGGAACGCGTATTTAAAGTTCTGCTTGGCCCGCACGTTTCCGAAAAGGCTACGGTTCTGGCTGACAAGAAAGGCCAGTTCGTTTTCAAGGTTGCAACCGACGCAACCAAGCTGGAAATCAAGAAGGCCGTCGAAAGCCTGTTCAGCGTGAAAGTAGAGCGCGTCACTACCCTGAACGTTCTGGGTAAAAGCAAGCGCACTGCTCGCGGTCTGGGCAAGCGTAATGACTGGAAGAAGGCAGTTATCTCCCTTCAGCCAGGCCAAGATCTCGATTTCAGCAGCAGTGCTGAGTAAGGAAGGGGTGCATCATGGCAATC includes these proteins:
- the rplC gene encoding 50S ribosomal protein L3 produces the protein MTIGVVGRKCGMTRIFTEEGVSIPVTVIEIEPNRVTQFKTEETDGYRAVQVTVGERRASRVTAAQAGHFAKANVAAGRGVWEFRLEEGEYQAGDLISAELFAAGQLVDVTGQSKGKGFAGTIKRWNFRGQDNTHGNSVSHRVPGSIGQCQTPGRVFKGKKMSGHMGAERVTVQSLEVVRVDAERNLLLVKGAVPGATGGNLVVRPAAKARG
- the rplD gene encoding 50S ribosomal protein L4 gives rise to the protein MQLNVNDAQAIEVSELTFGGEFNETLVHQAVVAYMAGGRQGTSQQKTRSDVRGGGKRPWRQKGTGRARAGTIRSPIWRGGGTTFAARPQDHSQKLNKKMYRAALRSILAELVRTDRLVVVQDFVVDAPKTKDLLSKLNGMGLTDVLIVSDAVDQNLYLAARNLPHVDVRDVQGSDPVSLIAYDKVLITVSAVKKFEELLG
- the rplW gene encoding 50S ribosomal protein L23, which encodes MNQERVFKVLLGPHVSEKATVLADKKGQFVFKVATDATKLEIKKAVESLFSVKVERVTTLNVLGKSKRTARGLGKRNDWKKAVISLQPGQDLDFSSSAE